The following is a genomic window from Anaerolineales bacterium.
GCCGCATCGGCCATCGCTTTGCAGGCGGCCATCACCGGGTTCAGCACGCTGAGTGCATTCTCGCCCAGGAACTTGAGGATTTCGCCAGCCACGGCGCTATCGCCAGCTGTTTGGGCGATCCAGGGGGCGAGTTTGGTAGTGTAGAGGATGGAACCGGCCTTGTTGCGGTTGTGGCCTTCGTCGCCCATGTGCAGAGCCTCGGAGAGCAGGGCTCGAATGTCCATGCCACCACTGGCCTCGATAGCCTTGGCCAGAACTGGCCCCATTACATCGTTCATCCATTTGAGCTTGGCGATAACTTCCTCACTGTAGGCGCCGTAGCGCAGCACTTTGCCATACCCCTCGTTGAGATTGGAATAGGCCATGTTGCCGTGCGTCTCATTTTCAATGATGTAGACCATCATCGAAGCCGAAGTGACGCCGGCCATAGGGCCGACGGTGGCGTGATGGTGGCAGGGGGCAAAGTCCACTTCGCCTTTTCCAACCAGGGCTTCAGCCTCTTTCTCATTCTTGGCTAGACCCTCGAAAATGAGCGCGCCGATCACGGCGCCGCGCAGCGGCCCAGACATGCGTTCCCACTCAATTGGCGGGCCGGCGTGCAGCAACAGATTGGGGCGCATGCCGGGGACCACATCCCGGGCTGGGGCGACGCCTTTCAAAATAGGGCGGGCGCCCATCATGCCTTCAACAGCAGTTTGGTTGGCTTTGTCGATACTGACCATCAAGTCCTCATCTTGCTAAGCAGCGCCATCAGATCCTCGTCGCCAGAGGCGGGTGGGCGCCACTCTACATGAATGGTTTGCGCTCCCTGGGCGCTTTGGCTGTCGTAAAAGCCTTCCACGCCGATATTGATCACCGCCAGAGGTTGTGCGAACGGAGCTGGGCTTTTTTGCACCTCTGCGGCGCCCAACAGACGCCCGACCACGTGTTCCAGCGTTTGCGTGATGTCTCGATAGACCGTGGCTCCGGCTTTGGCTAGGGCTTCTTCTTGTTTTTGGATGTCTTGCGGGTCTTCGTCTGTGCCCACCAGCAGGGCGACGAATTCCAGCTCTTTACGGGCCTTGCGCGCTGCGGCGATGGCCGGGGCCAACTCGGCGGCCGGGTTGGGATGGGCGCCTTCCCCCAAAACCACGTCGAGCAGGATCAGACCAACTTCTGGATCAGCCGCTTCTTGCTTGAGGCGGCGAATGCGCAGGTCGTTGTCCATCATGGGATGCAAACGGCCTACGGTGAACTCGTCTTCGCCGAGATCCAGGATGGTGTGGGCCTGGCTCTTGTGGGCGTCATTTACCTTCTGTTCACTGCGTATAGCCACATTGGAAAATAAAGGGGATAAAAAGAGATTGAGCCCTAAGAACAGTTCGGAGGCCAAGGTGCCGCCGCTGAATAAGCCGCGCAGATAGCCGCTGATGGGCTTTGCCTTAGAAGGGCTGCCGCTATCCCGGGCCGGCTGCTGGCTTAGGTCCACTGCGATGCGGGCCGCATGCTCCAGCCCTGAAGCGAAATGCAGATTGTTCAGGCGGACGGCAGGGGCGGCAAAACCCAGAAAACAGACCACCACCGGTTTGCCGGCGCCCAGGGCTGCGGCAAGCAGCTTGCCGGCCACGGCCGCGTCAGGCGGTTTCGAAATAATCACAATCACCCGCGTGTCGGGATCAGCCGCCAGATACGCCAGGCCTTGCAGCGTGCTGGCCGCGCCGATGGCTTCTTTGAGGTCTCGCCCACCGGTGCCGATCGCCTGTGAAACGCCGCCGCCCAGGTTGTGAATGGCGCTGGTCACGCTTTGCAGGCCTGTGCCGGACGCGGCTACCAGGCCAATCGAACCCTGGCGAACGTGGTTGGCAAAGCCCAGGCCAATGCCGTTAATGATCGCCGTGCCGCAATCCGGCCCCATGAGCAGCAAGCCGTTTTGTTGTGCTTGCTGCTTGAGGCCGATTTCATCTTCCACCGAGACGTTGTCACTGTACAAGAAGACGTGCTTGCCGAACTCAAGTGCTTCCCGGGCAACGCCGGCCGCATAACGCCCGGGAACGGAGATCGATACCCAGTCGGCGTCGGGCAGGGCCTTGACCGCCCCAGCCAGGCTGCGCGGCCGGAAGCTGCTGGTTGCCGCGCCGCTGCGCCGTTTCAGCAGCTCGTCCACTTGGGCCAGGGCGTCTTGTGCCTTAGCCCCACTGGCCGCTTTGACCACGATCAGCAGGTCTTCGGGTTTGGCGGCTTTGCCTTCCGCCTGCAGGAGTTGGCTTTCTGCCAGCAGTTCAAGATTGGCGGGAGTGGCCATGACCACACCGGCATCTTCCACGCCTGGCAGTTGCAACAGGTTGCGCTGCAACTGCATCAAGACTACAGAGTCGTAATAGGCTCCCGAACGGATCTCGCTCTTGGTCACGCTCATGCCAGCCCCGCCAAGGCGCTTTCAATCTCGCTCCCCCAAGCCAATAAGTCCTCATCTCGGCCGAAGTCCGCCGCCAGCTGGATGCCCATAGGCAGGCCTAAAGCATTTTTGCCCGCAGGCAATGCCAGGCTGG
Proteins encoded in this region:
- the fdrA gene encoding acyl-CoA synthetase FdrA, producing the protein MSVTKSEIRSGAYYDSVVLMQLQRNLLQLPGVEDAGVVMATPANLELLAESQLLQAEGKAAKPEDLLIVVKAASGAKAQDALAQVDELLKRRSGAATSSFRPRSLAGAVKALPDADWVSISVPGRYAAGVAREALEFGKHVFLYSDNVSVEDEIGLKQQAQQNGLLLMGPDCGTAIINGIGLGFANHVRQGSIGLVAASGTGLQSVTSAIHNLGGGVSQAIGTGGRDLKEAIGAASTLQGLAYLAADPDTRVIVIISKPPDAAVAGKLLAAALGAGKPVVVCFLGFAAPAVRLNNLHFASGLEHAARIAVDLSQQPARDSGSPSKAKPISGYLRGLFSGGTLASELFLGLNLFLSPLFSNVAIRSEQKVNDAHKSQAHTILDLGEDEFTVGRLHPMMDNDLRIRRLKQEAADPEVGLILLDVVLGEGAHPNPAAELAPAIAAARKARKELEFVALLVGTDEDPQDIQKQEEALAKAGATVYRDITQTLEHVVGRLLGAAEVQKSPAPFAQPLAVINIGVEGFYDSQSAQGAQTIHVEWRPPASGDEDLMALLSKMRT
- a CDS encoding DUF1116 domain-containing protein, coding for MVSIDKANQTAVEGMMGARPILKGVAPARDVVPGMRPNLLLHAGPPIEWERMSGPLRGAVIGALIFEGLAKNEKEAEALVGKGEVDFAPCHHHATVGPMAGVTSASMMVYIIENETHGNMAYSNLNEGYGKVLRYGAYSEEVIAKLKWMNDVMGPVLAKAIEASGGMDIRALLSEALHMGDEGHNRNKAGSILYTTKLAPWIAQTAGDSAVAGEILKFLGENALSVLNPVMAACKAMADAAHGVEGSTMVSTMARNGTDFGLRVSGLGDQWFTAPAEVPDGLYFPSYTSADANPDIGDSTITETAGIGAFAMAAAPAIVTFVSGTPQDALNATLEMYEITTAEHSHFTIPQLEFRGSPTGIDIRKVVELGITPRVNTGIAHKDAGVGQVGAGLVRPPMKIFEDAVRAYAKQYNL